In one window of Merismopedia glauca CCAP 1448/3 DNA:
- the rpsI gene encoding 30S ribosomal protein S9: MQATEQSGKAVYWGTGRRKSSTARVRLVPGTGKITVNKRTGEDYFQFNTTYLSVIKAPLETLGLENAYDILVKTEGGGLTGQSDAVKLGVARALCQLDPENRSPLKGEGFLTRDPRAKERKKYGLHKARKAPQFS, encoded by the coding sequence ATGCAAGCAACCGAGCAAAGTGGAAAAGCAGTCTACTGGGGAACTGGTCGTCGCAAGTCATCAACCGCTAGAGTCAGATTAGTACCTGGTACTGGCAAAATTACAGTTAACAAGCGTACTGGTGAAGACTATTTTCAATTCAACACCACTTATTTGTCAGTCATTAAGGCTCCTTTAGAGACTTTAGGATTAGAGAATGCCTACGACATCTTGGTGAAAACTGAAGGTGGTGGACTGACAGGACAATCAGATGCGGTCAAGTTGGGAGTAGCTAGAGCTTTGTGTCAACTAGATCCAGAAAATCGCTCTCCCCTGAAAGGAGAAGGATTCTTGACCAGAGATCCCCGCGCTAAAGAACGGAAGAAATACGGTTTGCATAAAGCTCGTAAAGCACCTCAGTTCTCG
- the rplM gene encoding 50S ribosomal protein L13, whose protein sequence is MNKTYLPPVNSLAKSWYIIDAADQRLGRIATEVATILTGKNKPTYTPHMDTGDFVIIINAEKVAVTGKKRTQKLYRRHSGRPGGMKEETFAKLQARLPERIIEQAIKGMLPKNSLGKRLFTKLKVYAGTEHPHAAQQPEQLTINTIPGGNN, encoded by the coding sequence ATGAACAAAACCTATTTACCCCCCGTAAACTCCTTAGCCAAAAGCTGGTATATCATTGATGCCGCAGATCAACGGTTGGGACGAATTGCTACAGAAGTAGCCACCATCTTGACCGGCAAAAACAAGCCCACCTATACCCCCCATATGGATACAGGTGATTTTGTCATTATCATCAATGCCGAAAAAGTTGCCGTAACTGGCAAAAAACGGACTCAAAAGCTCTATAGACGGCATTCTGGTAGACCGGGCGGCATGAAAGAAGAAACATTTGCCAAATTACAAGCCCGTCTTCCAGAGAGAATTATCGAGCAAGCAATTAAAGGTATGTTACCCAAAAATTCTCTGGGTAAGCGCTTATTTACCAAACTTAAGGTCTACGCTGGGACAGAGCATCCCCATGCGGCTCAACAACCCGAACAGCTAACCATTAATACCATTCCTGGAGGAAATAACTAA
- the truA gene encoding tRNA pseudouridine(38-40) synthase TruA, which translates to MDNCQSPILNRESVRRVALVIQYLGTRFHGWQRQAKGRTVQAEIEKVLSQVMQHPVTLHGAGRTDAGVHAAAQVAHFEHKTLIPAERWSDILNSRLPEDILIRASAPVSQNWHARFSASWRRYRYTIYTEKIPNLFVRPFCWHYYHVPLNESLIQQALNPIIGNHHLAAFHRANSARSHSWVDVQAAECYRQGSFIHIEIQANGFLYGMVRLLVGLLVQVGNQQLEPKDFTRIWVEQRRSEVKYAAPARGLCLLRVGYPEFPFPQEVWFDNQPKYVLSHFCSI; encoded by the coding sequence ATGGATAATTGCCAATCCCCGATTTTAAATCGTGAATCAGTACGCAGAGTTGCCCTAGTCATTCAGTACCTGGGCACTCGTTTTCATGGATGGCAACGTCAAGCTAAAGGGCGTACAGTTCAAGCAGAGATAGAAAAAGTTCTGTCTCAGGTCATGCAACATCCCGTGACTCTACACGGTGCCGGTCGTACCGATGCTGGTGTTCACGCAGCCGCTCAAGTAGCTCATTTTGAGCATAAAACACTGATTCCGGCGGAACGGTGGAGCGACATATTGAACAGTAGGCTGCCAGAAGACATTCTAATTCGAGCTTCAGCTCCTGTAAGTCAAAACTGGCACGCACGCTTTTCAGCTAGCTGGCGTAGGTATCGTTATACCATTTATACAGAAAAAATCCCTAACTTGTTTGTGCGACCCTTCTGTTGGCATTATTATCATGTACCTTTAAATGAATCTTTAATCCAGCAAGCCCTGAACCCTATAATTGGTAATCATCATCTAGCCGCCTTCCACAGAGCGAATTCAGCCAGAAGTCATTCTTGGGTAGACGTGCAAGCAGCCGAGTGTTATCGGCAAGGGTCTTTTATTCACATCGAAATTCAAGCCAATGGTTTTCTATATGGAATGGTTCGGCTGTTAGTGGGATTATTAGTACAGGTGGGAAATCAACAGCTAGAGCCAAAAGACTTTACTCGTATTTGGGTAGAGCAGCGCCGCTCTGAAGTTAAATATGCTGCCCCAGCTAGGGGATTATGTCTACTGAGAGTTGGTTATCCAGAATTTCCATTCCCACAGGAAGTTTGGTTTGACAACCAACCTAAATACGTTCTTAGTCATTTCTGCTCAATATAA